The following proteins are co-located in the Dermochelys coriacea isolate rDerCor1 chromosome 4, rDerCor1.pri.v4, whole genome shotgun sequence genome:
- the CD8B gene encoding T-cell surface glycoprotein CD8 beta chain produces MEWPWLFLYLSLHITGCQKTPALFQTPSHIVALNNSTVEMVCAMKNEQLSHLGIYWYRWSKESQEFQYILFSNVLHKHTLGDDIDKDKFNVNKGSFRQSYTLKISKLQPLDTGTYYCAVSQYSELLFGNGTELSVVNSLPSTEKPTEKTLPPKKPLRCKTSSITPAKMKGSSCSGFIWAPLVTCAVILLLSLVVAIRRFQRLRRRLRLRFNKQVLK; encoded by the exons ATGGAGTGGCCTTGGCTCTTTCTCTACCTCTCTCTACACATCACAG GTTGCCAGAAAACCCCAGCTTTATTTCAGACTCCATCACATATTGTAGCTCTGAACAACAGTACAGTGGAAATGGTCTGTGCAATGAAAAATGAACAGCTTTCCCATTTAGGGATCTATTGGTACCGATGGAGCAAGGAGAGCCAAGAATTCCAGTATATactattttcaaatgttttgcacAAACACACTCTCGGTGACGACATTGACAAAGATAAGTTTAATGTGAATAAAGGAAGCTTTCGGCAGTCATACACTCTGAAGATCAGCAAGCTTCAGCCTTTGGACACTGGTACATATTACTGCGCTGTCTCCCAATACTCAGAGCTGCTCTTTGGCAATGGAACGGAGCTTAGCGTGG TCAACTCTTTGCCTTCCACTGAAAAACCTACAGAGAAAACACTGCCCCCAAAGAAACCTTTGAGGTGCAAAACCTCCAGCATAACTCCTGCTAAAATGAAAG GTTCTTCCTGCAGCGGCTTCATCTGGGCCCCATTAGTGACATGTGCTGTTATTTTACTGTTGTCTCTGGTTGTTGCCATCCGTCGCTTTCAGC GGCTGCGTAGGAGACTGCGGCTTCGCTTCAACAAACA GGTTCTTAAGTAA